A single window of Nicotiana sylvestris chromosome 5, ASM39365v2, whole genome shotgun sequence DNA harbors:
- the LOC104227619 gene encoding uncharacterized protein, whose translation MDSGNNSASLQSSSGGGDEEYDSRAAADSFSSANFHTQNTSMFDPFANYFNPISRQPPLTPSLNYPASLFNLDTDWSKTLRSDHNNSPHQINNSHMSLLETSSSNSLSFHGASSFPSAAAEHGGGGSVTITTTTTTTEPAAAVPRVDQPITQLAVRNPKKRSRASRRAPTTVLTTDTTNFRAMVQEFTGIPAPPFTSSSYFHPRTRFDIFGATPNSSLRPPLNISQPPNYLRRPFPQKIQPQQPGSTPFLSPSSSQSSSLLSCLANNIASASTTSAANNIPQNCNLFTNIQHNSILTSLLQSSQKYPLESSTILGSKDLEQFQIPSSNDSQLKMGSVVLEDYGLSSHNLGHNSSGLPNLISPEQAATTRNQNNIIHGDKVQETVGSRGEGMVESWINSSH comes from the coding sequence ATGGATTCTGGAAACAACAGTGCAAGTCTACAGTCATCAAGTGGTGGTGGTGATGAAGAGTACGACTCACGTGCTGCTGCTGATTCTTTTTCTTCTGCTAATTTTCACACACAAAATACCTCCATGTTTGACCCTTTTGCCAATTATTTCAACCCCATCTCACGCCAACCACCATTAACACCGTCATTGAACTACCCAGCTTCACTTTTCAATCTTGATACAGATTGGTCCAAAACCCTAAGATCTGACCACAATAATTCTCCTCATCAGATCAACAACAGCCACATGTCGTTATTAGAAACATCATCTTCTAATTCCTTATCCTTTCACGGTGCTTCTAGTTTCCCTTCTGCCGCGGCTGAACATGGTGGTGGTGGTAGCGTGACTATTACTACTACTACAACTACTACTGAACCGGCGGCGGCTGTGCCACGAGTAGATCAACCAATTACACAACTGGCAGTACGTAATCCAAAGAAAAGATCAAGAGCTTCAAGAAGAGCACCAACTACTGTGTTGACAACAGACACAACTAATTTCAGAGCTATGGTTCAAGAATTTACTGGGATTCCTGCACCACCCTTTACTTCTTCATCATATTTTCATCCTAGAACCAGATTTGATATATTTGGTGCTACACCTAATTCCTCCTTAAGACCTCCTCTTAACATTTCACAACCACCTAATTATCTACGAAGGCCTTTTCCTCAAAAAATTCAACCACAACAACCAGGCTCTACACCCTTCCTTTCTCCTTCATCATCACAATCTTCTTCATTGTTGAGTTGTTTGGCTAACAATATTGCTTCTGCTTCAACTACTAGTGCTGCTAACAATATTCCACAAAATTGTAATCTTTTTACAAATATTcaacacaactcaattctcaCATCACTTCTTCAGTCATCTCAAAAATACCCACTTGAGAGTTCCACCATTCTTGGCTCCAAAGACCTAGAGCAATTCCAAATACCATCATCAAATGACTCGCAGCTCAAAATGGGTAGTGTTGTTTTGGAAGATTATGGACTGAGCAGCCACAATCTTGGACATAATTCGAGTGGGCTTCCTAATCTTATTTCTCCAGAACAAGCTGCAACAACTAGGAACCAGAACAATATTATTCATGGAGATAAAGTGCAGGAAACAGTAGGAAGCAGAGGTGAAGGTATGGTGGAATCATGGATTAATTCTTCACACTAG